Proteins found in one Quercus robur chromosome 2, dhQueRobu3.1, whole genome shotgun sequence genomic segment:
- the LOC126716126 gene encoding phenylacetaldehyde reductase, which yields MAKEAVCVTGANGFIGSWLVRTLLEYGYTSIHASIFPGSDPTHLLQLDNSNSNSNSIHIHVFEADVMDFDAVCKAVEGCSGVFHVASPCSLEDPKDPENDLLRPAVQGTLNVLQAAKRFNVRRVVLTSSISALVPNPTWPPNKVLDESSWTHLDYCKARHKWYPVSKTLAEKAAWEFAQKHGNGSGIDVVAIHPATCLGPLLQPGLNASCAVLLNLLQGSKDSQEYHWLGAVHVKDVAKAQLLLFETPSASGRYLCTNGIYQFSDFAHKVSNLFPHYPVHRFNGETQPGLKACQDAAKRLIDLGLVFTPVEDAIRDTVESLKAKGFLS from the exons ATGGCAAAGGAAGCAGTGTGCGTGACTGGAGCCAACGGGTTCATAGGCTCATGGCTGGTGCGGACCCTCTTGGAATATGGCTACACCTCCATCCACGCCTCCATTTTCCCTGGATCCGACCCCACCCATTTATTACAACTCGACAATTCCAACTCCAACTCCAACTCCATCCACATCCACGTCTTCGAGGCCGATGTCATGGATTTTGACGCCGTGTGCAAGGCCGTGGAGGGCTGCTCCGGTGTTTTCCACGTGGCATCCCCCTGCTCTCTTGAGGACCCCAAGGACCCTGAAAACGACTTGCTTCGACCCGCCGTGCAAGGCACGCTCAACGTTCTCCAAGCGGCCAAGAGGTTCAACGTCAGGCGCGTGGTCCTCACGTCTTCTATCTCCGCGCTGGTCCCCAATCCCACGTGGCCTCCCAACAAGGTATTGGACGAGTCCTCCTGGACCCACCTCGATTACTGCAAGGCTCGACACAAATGGTACCCTGTGTCCAAGACATTGGCTGAGAAAGCAGCGTGGGAGTTCGCCCAGAAACATGGGAATGGGAGTGGGATAGATGTCGTGGCTATACACCCTGCCACGTGTCTGGGCCCACTGCTGCAACCTGGGTTGAATGCGAGCTGTGCTGTGTTGTTGAACTTGCTTCAGGGGTCCAAGGACAGTCAGGAGTACCATTGGCTGGGTGCTGTGCATGTCAAAGACGTGGCCAAGGCACAGCTTTTGTTGTTCGAGACTCCTTCTGCTTCTGGTAGATATCTCTGCACCAATGGCATCTATCAGTTTTCTGATTTTGCTCACAAAGTCTCCAACCTCTTCCCTCACTATCCTGTTCATAG GTTTAATGGGGAAACTCAGCCAGGATTGAAAGCATGCCAAGATGCAGCAAAGAGATTAATCGATCTGGGTCTGGTCTTCACTCCGGTTGAAGATGCTATCCGGGACACAGTGGAGAGCCTCAAAGCTAAAGGCTTCCTCAGCTAG
- the LOC126716120 gene encoding sm-like protein LSM8, translating into MSNGTGTGLESLVDQTISVITNDGRNIVGVLKGFDQATNIILDESHERVYSTKEGVQQLVLGLYIIRGDNISIVGELDEELDSHLDMSKLRAQPLKPVIH; encoded by the exons atgtcaaatgGCACAGGCACTGGACTTGAATCTCTTGTTGATC AAACAATATCAGTTATCACAAATGATGGACGGAATATAGTG GGAGTCCTAAAAGGTTTTGACCAGGCTACAAATATTATCCTTGATGAATCTCACGAGCGTGTCTACTCCACAAAG GAAGGTGTTCAACAACTTGTGTTGGGTCTGTACATAATCAGGGGTGACAACAT AAGCATAGTTGGGGAATTGGATGAAGAGCTTGATTCTCATCTTGATATGTCAAAACTTAGGGCTCAGCCTCTCAAGCCTGTTATCCATTAA